A genomic window from Prunus persica cultivar Lovell chromosome G2, Prunus_persica_NCBIv2, whole genome shotgun sequence includes:
- the LOC18771422 gene encoding plasma membrane ATPase 1, whose protein sequence is MVADSIALDAIIKEAVDLENVPLEEVFDHLKCTRDGLSSDEVQERLDLFGYNKLEEKKESKFLKFLGFMWNPLSWVMEAAAIIAIAFTQGGSKPADYHDFFGILVLLVINSTISFIEENNAGNAAAALMARLAPKAKVLRDGKWAEEDAAVLVPGDIISIKLGDIVPADARLLEGDPLKIDQSALTGESLPVTKNPGDGVYSGSTCKQGEIEAVVIATGVHTFFGKAAHLVENTTHVGHFQQVLTSIGNFCICSIAVGMVIEIVVIYGIHGREYRVGIDNLLVLLIGGIPIAMPTVLSVTMAIGSHRLSQQGAITKRMTAIEEMAGMDVLCSDKTGTLTLNKLTVDKNMVEVFTKGVDKDQVILMAARASRLENQDAIDTAIVSMLADPKEARAGIREIHFLPFNPTDKRTALTYTDAAGKMHRVSKGAPEQILHLAHNKSEIEKKVHTMIDKFAERGLRSLGVARQEVPAGTKDSPGGPWEFVGLLPLFDPPRHDSAETIRRALDLGVNVKMITGDQLAIGKETGRRLGMGTNMYPSSALLGESKDGDLATIPIDELIEKADGFAGVFPEHKYEIVKRLQARKHICGMTGDGVNDAPALKKADIGIAVADSTDAARSASDIVLTEPGLSVIISAVLTSRAIFQRMKNYTIYAVSITIRIVLGFMLLAVFWKFDFPPFMVLVIAVLNDGTIMTISKDRVKPSPFPDSWKLSEIFVTGIALGGYLGLTTVLFFWISYETNFFPEKFGVGDFNQHHFNMTNKKVAAKLNDQMSSALYLQISTISQALIFVTRSRGWSFTERPGFLLVIAFIVAQLVATVISATATWKFTNIRSIGWGWTGIIWLYNIIIYMLLDPIKFAVRYALSGQAWGLVVDQRTAFTSKNDFGKEAREAAWATEQRTLHGLQSVERKMFSERNTFRDINLMAEEAKRRAEIARLRELHTLKGKVESFAKLKGLDIDAINQHYTV, encoded by the exons ATGGTGGCGGACTCGATTGCTCTTGATGCGATCATCAAGGAAGCTGTTGATCTG GAGAATGTACCCCTGGAAGAAGTTTTTGACCATCTGAAATGCACAAGAGATGGTTTGAGCTCTGATGAAGTCCAAGAGCGGTTGGATTTATTTGGCTATAAtaaacttgaagaaaaaaag gaaagtaaattctTAAAGTTTTTGGGCTTTATGTGGAATCCTCTGTCCTGGGTTATGGAAGCTGCAGCTATCATAGCCATTGCTTTTACACAAGGAGGG TCAAAACCAGCTGATTACCATGATTTTTTTGGCATCCTGGTCCTCCTCGTTATCAATTCTACCATCAGTTTTATAGAGGAAAACAATGCAGGAAATGCAGCTGCTGCTCTTATGGCTCGGTTGGCCCCAAAAGCAAAG GTCCTGCGTGATGGAAAATGGGCTGAAGAAGATGCAGCTGTATTGGTTCCTGGAGACATAATTAGCATCAAACTTGGTGATATCGTTCCTGCTGATGCAcgtcttcttgaaggagatcCTTTAAAGATTGATCAG TCTGCTCTTACTGGAGAATCACTGCCAGTGACCAAAAATCCTGGTGACGGGGTTTACTCGGGATCAACATGCAAGCAGGGAGAGATTGAAGCAGTTGTTATTGCAACTGGAGTTCACACTTTCTTTGGAAAGGCAGCTCATCTTGTGGAAAACACAACACATGTTGGCCATTTCCAGCAG GTTTTAACATCAATTGGAAACTTCTGCATCTGTTCCATTGCTGTTGGAATGGTGATTGAAATTGTAGTAATATATGGAATTCATGGGAGGGAATACCGTGTTGGTATTGATAACCTACTTGTCCTCCTAATTGGTGGGATCCCTATTGCTATGCCAACTGTTCTTTCTGTTACAATGGCCATTGGTTCACATCGTTTGTCTCAGCAG GGTGCCATAACAAAGAGAATGACTGCCATCGAAGAAATGGCTGGAATGGATGTACTATGCAGTGATAAAACAGGGACACTGACACTTAACAAGCTTACAGTGGACAAAAACATGGTTGAG GTTTTCACGAAAGGTGTTGACAAGGATCAGGTTATACTTATGGCTGCAAGAGCATCGAGATTAGAGAATCAAGATGCTATTGATACTGCAATTGTTTCAATGTTGGCAGACCCTAAGGAG GCACGAGCTGGAATCAGAGAAATTCACTTCCTTCCTTTCAATCCTACTGATAAAAGAACTGCACTTACATATACTGATGCTGCTGGTAAAATGCACAGGGTCAGCAAGGGTGCACCAGAGCAG ATTCTTCATCTGGCACATAACAAAtcagaaattgaaaagaaggTACATACAATGATTGACAAGTTTGCTGAACGTGGACTACGATCCCTTGGTGTTGCCCGTCAG GAAGTACCAGCTGGAACCAAAGATAGTCCTGGTGGCCCCTGGGAATTTGTTGGCCTTCTCCCACTCTTTGACCCTCCTCGCCATGATAGTGCTGAAACAATCAGAAGAGCTCTGGATCTTGGTGTCAATGTTAAAATGATCACTG GGGACCAACTTGCAATTGGTAAGGAAACAGGAAGGAGGCTTGGGATGGGCACAAACATGTATCCCTCTTCAGCTCTGCTTGGTGAAAGTAAGGATGGGGATCTTGCTACCATCCCCATTGATGAACTCATTGAAAAAGCTGATGGTTTTGCTGGCGTCTTTCCTG AGCATAAATATGAGATTGTGAAGAGATTACAAGCTAGAAAACATATCTGTGGAATGACTGGTGATGGAGTGAATGATGCCCCTGCCTTAAAGAAAGCTGACATTGGAATTGCAGTAGCAGATTCCACAGATGCTGCCCGCAGTGCTTCTGATATAGTTTTAACAGAACCTGGATTGAGTGTAATCATTAGTGCTGTGTTAACAAGTCGTGCTATCTTCCAGAGAATGAAAAACTATACG ATATATGCTGTGTCGATCACCATACGTATTGTG CTCGGTTTTATGTTGCTGGCTGTCTTCTGGAAATTCGACTTTCCTCCTTTCATGGTTCTTGTCATTGCTGTTCTTAATGATG GTACTATCATGACCATATCGAAAGATAGGGTCAAACCGTCTCCATTTCCCGACAGTTGGAAGCTCAGTGAAATTTTTGTAACTGGAATTGCTCTTGGTGGTTACCTGGGTCTAACGACTGTTTTGTTCTTCTGGATATCGTATGAAACCAACTTCTTTCCG GAAAAATTTGGTGTTGGAGACTTCAATCAACACCATTTTAATATGACAAATAAGAAAGTTGCTGCTAAACTAAACGACCAGATGTCGTCGGCTCTGTATCTTCAAATCAGCACCATCAGCCAGGCCTTGATATTTGTCACTCGCTCCCGGGGTTGGTCTTTCACCGAAAGACCTGGCTTTTTGCTTGTTATTGCCTTCATCGTTGCTCAACTG GTTGCGACTGTGATATCTGCCACTGCAACCTGGAAATTTACTAACATCAGAAGTATTGGTTGGGGATGGACTGGTATAATTTGGTTGTACAATATTATCATTTACATGCTCCTTGATCCCATCAAATTTGCTGTCCGTTATGCTCTCAGTGGCCAGGCATGGGGTTTGGTAGTAGATCAAAGA ACCGCATTTACCAGCAAAAACGACTTTGGAAAGGAAGCTCGTGAGGCTGCATGGGCAACTGAACAGAGAACACTACATGGACTCCAATCTGTCGAAAGAAAAATGTTTTCGGAGAGGAACACTTTTAGGGACATTAATCTCATGGCAGAAGAAGCTAAAAGGCGGGCAGAGATTGCAAG GTTGAGGGAGCTTCACACTCTCAAAGGCAAGGTTGAGTCATTTGCCAAGCTTAAGGGTTTAGATATCGACGCCATTAACCAACACTACACTGTCTAA